In the Bacillus amyloliquefaciens DSM 7 = ATCC 23350 genome, GGTCATATCATCCCAATACGCCTGATCTTCGGCCGTAACGTGAATGTCCGTATTGTTGGCGTGTAGGTTTACTTTATCCTGAGCGCCGGAAGGGGTTTCCTTGGCATCCCAAGCCTCTCGATCAGCTGCAGAAACATGCTTTTCTTGATCGTTCACATGTTTAGCCGTATAAGACTTGGCGTTCTCCTCTGCCGCATCCGCCTTCTCCTGCGCGCCCTCTTTCGTTTCAATCGCTTCAAGATCAGCGAATTTCTTCTGTAATTCCTCGACGGTCCGGCTGATCTCTTCGACGGTATGGTTTATCCCGTCTTTCAGCGTTTCAAAATCGTCAATGTAATAGTCAGCTGTCGGAACGATATTCTGATCTTCTAGCGTTTTGGCGATAGAGAAGGTAAAAAGTGAAGTCGCCAGCGCCTGCCCGTTTGTATAATATAGTTTGATTTCAGCCTTAACGGTCCCGTAATGCTTAAGCTCTTCATCTGAAAGCACATATTCCGCCTTCCCGTTCATCTTATCAGTGATGGTAAGGCTCTTCTTGTAAAATGACCCATCAGCATACAATAGAACAATTTTCGCGTCTACGGCAGACAGAGGCAACGGCGTACCGTCTTTTGTAAAAGAAAAAGACAGCTTTGCGCTGCCCGTATCCTGCGTCATGAATTGGATGCTCGTGGTTCGCCCGTTTGTCCGGTTCGCATTAATATCAAATGCGACGCCCCCCGTTTTGTACATTCCTTTTCCTCCTTAGTGCTGCGGCGTAACGATCATTTGAGCTACTCCGTATCCTTTTTCCGCATTATACGGGGACTTGATTCTCATAACAGTTCCATAGCCTCCGCTTTCTGCTTTAGTCGCGATGCCGCCAATTGCTGATACGCTGTCCCCTACGGCCACTGTTTCGTCAATCCTGACAAAGACTTGGCCAATCAGGCCGATGACATGCCATTCGTCCCGAGAGTCACGCGGCACATATTCGAGAGAAGGGTCGTAGTCTGGATTAAGCTTAGGGATGCGGATTTCTTCGCCGCCGTGGAAAACTGTTTCGTAAACTGTGCCCCCGAATTCGTTTCTTACGTACTGATCGTTCCAATAAAACGCAGCACCGCCGAGCACCAGGCCCGCAGTTTCGGAAACAACTCCGAGAATCTTGTCCCCTTTTTCCGCTTTTCGAATCTTTTCGCCTTCTAGCGCAACGAGATAACTAGAATCAATCTTCTTACCGTCAACAGACTCAAAATACTCCGCGAAGTCTTTGAAGTCTGAGACGCTCTCCACTCGCCCTGTGCCGCGAATATGGCCGCCTGACGAATCAAGTTCCCATCTCGTATTTTTTGTTGAGGCGCTTCCTGTCCCATAACCGCCCCTGACACAGTATCTGTTATCGTTGATAACCCCCTGAGATGCAAGAATAGCCCTTGAGTTGCCGTCACCTTTTGTGTGGCAGTTATTGACGGCTATTAGCGCTTGACGTGACCCCTCGGTTGTTGAGCCGCCCCTGACACCCAGCAGGACGTTGGCGGGACCTTTAGCGACATTGTCGCCTGTGCTTCCCAAAATGGCGCTTGCTTCATGCAGAGCTGATCCGGAAGTATTGCCGCCCATAAATCCACCTTTAACTCTTGTCGGGATAGTGCTGTACTCTCTGCCGGCCAATCTTGCGGACACCTTATAACCGGCCGTCTCTACACCTACAATGGTTGTCTGATTGTTCGGGGATTCAATCCCGGCAGAGCCGTTTTTCCCGATCAGGGATCCATTTATGAGATTCGTATGATACACACCGCCGCCCAGACCAATGCCCACAGGAGCAGAGTCGAGAATGTCAAAGTTTGAGATTTTCACATAATCGGATTTTTGCGGGCCGCCGATCACTCGGATGTCATGCGAAGCCTTTCTGAACCCTCTCATTTTAATCCCATTAACTGTGATGTACCTGCTGCGATACTGAAACGCAACCATTGGGCCGTTTTTATAATCATAGTCAGGGTCTCCGATCGCGGTAAAATTGACAATCTGAACGTTTTTATAAGCAGACACAACCAAAGCCCGCGGGCTTATCCCTTCATATAGATCGTTGAAGACCGGCTCTATTGCGGTACAGTCTGTCAGCGTCACGTCATATGCTGTGGTGCTCTCCGGGTCTTCGGCTTTATGGTGGCCGATATGCCGCAGATCATAGGCCCGCACGTCCCGATATGAAACGTGGCCGAGAATATGAACATTCTGAGAAGCCGGCCACTCAGTATGCGCCTTAACTTCAACGCCTCGGATATTTCCTTCTGTGTAGTTGTTGAGCAACCACACATGTTTAGAACCGTCGTCAATCTCAATACCATTTGAATTAGCCTTTCCCGCGGCATGTGCGAGGCCTGTCGGGTTTGTGCAATGGCAGTTTGAGATGAAAATATATTCACTGTAATGGGTTGTTATCCCGTCATCCCCATACCCTGAGTTAACGCAGCCATCAATCCAAACATATTTGCAGCCGTCTTTTGTATACTTGGTATCCGGCAGATGGTCATAGGTTGGCGCTGTTATATCAATGCCGTGAAGTGCCGGGTTCATGTTTTCTATATTTTTAATCCAAATGAACTTTGAATTTGCAAAGGCAACACATGTGGAATGCTGCCCGCCTGTCGCCCTTAAACCTCCCTGCCGCTCTCGGTTCCAGTCTGTTGAAAATCCTTCAACGTGAATGTTTCGATTGCCTTTTTCATAGTCAGCATTCGTGATGACCCATTCTGAGGCCGGTGTTTCATCATTCAAAATCAAGAATGTAACGCCGATTCCCTGGCCGACCAAACGAACCCAGGAAGGGATTTTCAAACCTTTCACGACGTAAATGCCAGCTGACATAACAACCTGCACCTTACCCGTTCCGAATGCCTTCTTAAATGCTTCCGTGCTGTCTGTTTTTCCGGTTGGGTCAGCCCCGAAGTCATCAACGTTTACAACGCGTTTGATTTTCCTGTCGAGCTTGCTGAATTCCCTATCGAGCCTGTCTTTCAATGTTGCGGCAATTTCTCCATCCGTCGTTACGCGGGAATCCACGACTTCTTTTACATCTTTGCCGTCGTGATTCAGCACAAGGTTAGCAAAGCGCGCAAACAGATTTTTCAAACGGTTTTCGACGGTGTACCCATCATGTGTAACTTGTGAAGAATCATGAACAGCAACCCCTGTCCGATGGCGCTTCATGTCGTCATCCACTTTATTTAATACATTTTCAATATTTTGCATATCGCTCCGCAGTTGGGCCGAATATGTTGAGTTGCGCGTCGTGTTGTAATCTTTAATGAGTTGAACCATGTCACTCACTCCCTCCATAATAAAAAGACGCCTCAAATGAGCGTCTTATATAATGCATCCATATATCTTTTTTGATCTCGTATTTGCTTCGCTTGGCTGACTGCTATGTCCTGGATGTCTTTTCTGAAATTCGCAAACGTGAGTTCAGGGCTTCCGTACGGGTTAAGAGGATCATATTTGATAGACAGTACCCGAACATCATCCTCGTAGGTGATGCCCTCGGCGGTGTCCGCTATCACATGGATGGTGTCACCTTTCCAGAAGTCCTGCTGAATGTCTAAAAGCTTCGGCTCATAAATGTATTGGAAATTCGCCTCAACGGTCATTTCCGGATACGGGTTCACATGCTTTTTCAAAGCCGAAACCATGCGGCTGGACTTTTTATACCGCTCGTCCTTTATGGGCTCGGCCCAGCGTGGCTTTCCATCAAGCAGGAACTTCTCTTCATCAGGATGAATGTATAAGATGGGCTCGAATTCATATTTCGGGTTTTTGTCATCGGCACTACTGCCCTTTTTTAACGCCCCATATCCCCATGCCCGCGTGGTGCTGTTTTGAGAATTAGTCTTGATCTTAATGCCCGGCATATTATAGCGTGAGTCCAAGGTAAAGTTGATACGGGACCCCATTTTTTTATAGACATGAATTTTGTAATTATCTACGTCAAGCTCTGGCCCGTAATCCTCTATGATTTCATCCACCAACTCGGTGGAATTTTTATCCCCAAAGCCCTCCTGTTCCGCGCTTGGGAACTCACTTTCAGGCGTTTCAAAGATGTATTGAAAATCAGTCCCTTTAAGAGCGATATCAAAAGCCTCTTTAATCGTTAATTTCTTTGTGACTGAATCATCCACCCGATTATTGACCAGCAGAACGGAAAAGACATGACTTGCACTTACTGTCTTTGTTAACACCCCATTTTGTTGATCGAGTTCCACATCTGTAATGTAATATTTTTGGTGGCGGAACTTTTTTTCATCAAGATAAAGTATGTTATCAGTAGTCAATAAATCGAATTCAATGCCGTTATCCGGCGTTCTCCCTATCGTAAAGGTAAAAGACTTCTTCCCTGTCCTATCGTCTGTCAGATCGACTGACACGCCCGTTATTTCTACTACCTGCCCCCCATCTTTTGAAGATACATGCAATTGTGGGAAATAGACATCTGCTGGCAGCTTTTTGTTGAGCGTGACATCCTTCCCCGCATACTCTTTACTAGGGAAAGAAGGGCTCGGCTCCGGGTCAGGATTGTCCGGGTTATCCGGCTCATCTGGTAAGCCGTCTATATTATCGTATTGAGTTAGCTTATACGTTAAAATGATGCTGTTTAGCTTTGTTGCGTAATTGGGGTCCGTCGCATAACCCGCTTTCTGAACAGCCGCAGTTGCCTTTTTATAATCCGTCTCCCCAATGACTGCTTTATATAGGTTAGGGTCCCAGCTGGTCCCGTTTATATAAATCTTGGCTAAATCCTGCAGCGACTCATACCAGGAAGGATATTTTCTGAATTTCGCTTTAACACGAGTGGGGGTGCCGCTGTTATCATACTCCGTTGTCCACATCAGGACATACTTTCCGTTATATGTGCCCTTAATCCCGAAAAGGTTCTTTCCCTCTTGAGCCAATGCACTTTGACCCCAGGCACTTTCCAGACATCCTTGCGCGATGATTAGAGAGGCAAGAATATTGTATTTCTTATAAATCCGCTGTGCATCTACTGCGATCTCATTTATAAAATCTGCGTTTGCCATCTTTCCTCCACCTTATGGATAGTAAAATCTTGTGTCAAATGTGATTTTAAAATCACTTGTATTCTGTATTTCGAACTCATTCCAACCGATCTCAAGCCCCGGAAGCCGCCCGGAGGTTTTGAGCGTCTTTTTATCAATGACAGTATATTGCTTGATAAATGAAACCTTCTGCGACTTCTTCAACGTTTCTTCAATGGTGAGCTTTTCGCCATTAGTGTGGTTGATAATGGAAACATTTTTCCCAGCAGCATACAAATAGACGTTATAATCATGCTCCATAGGATTGATCATAACGCCGCCCGTATTGTATACGCTGAATGTCTTTTGATTGGCAAATGAATATTGAAGGCTGTCCACCTCCTGGATATTCATGCCCGGGCTCCAATGCTCGCCGCTGAAATTTTGAGCCGTCAAAGACGTGGTTTTCGATTCCGCGACACCATTTACATTTAAGAAAGGAACCTCGAACGTGTTGAAGTTCTTTTCCTTTTCTTTCGGCACACTGAAATTGCCGTCACAAGTAACCTTAAAACGTCGATTGGGCAGCAGGTCAGTGGAAATATAATAAGGGAACGGCTTTACAAGAGCCGCATACAGTTCATGCCGATACTGATAGAAATTTTCTGCAATTATTGAGTCGATATGGATTTCAACCTTTATATCACGCTCTTTATACGTAACGTCTCTGGGATGCTGCGGCAAGACAACACCGTTTATTCTGTGGACCTTGGCCGTTTCCCGCTCAATGTTTGGCGACTCAGGTAAAAAGCTCACCAATTTAAAATAGGGAAGCAAATTAGATAAACTTTGCTCCCCCAACCCATTGTCATAATCTATATATAACTCCATTTACCTCACTCCATTATGAAATGCCGCCCGAGCATACCGATCAGCTGACACCTGGTCCACTTTTCGACCGTCCATATAGTTATTATTATCCTTTGCTAAAAGACGCGTTAACAACGTAATCATGGCGTCCAGCTTCGTGTTGAGCGTTTCGTTCTGTTCTTTCAGCAGCTTTATTTCCTCGGCATTATCATTTTGAACAATCGTCTGCTGAGGCGCAGGGTTGTATCCGACCATTGCGCTGGCCTGGCTTAATACCTTATGCGCCTGGCTTCTCCTGAATTGCCGCAACGGCAGCAGCATTTCCCCTTTATGGACCTCAGCCATGTGGTCCTGCTTAATCAGACCGCCTGTGTCATATCCCACATAACGGCCGCCGCGCTTCATGGATTTCAGCCCGGGATGGTTTAAAATGCCCCCATATCTGCTGTTGAGGTAATTGATTGACGCTAAAATCTGATGGACAGGATTTTTGATATTCCCATAGCCTTTTTCCTTGTGAGCATTGAAGGTGCTGGGAATGAACTGCATTAAACCTTGAGACGGATGGCCGGCTTTCCAGTTTGAATCCCATCTATTTACGACGTTCGGATTCCCGCCTGATTCTTTCATCGCTATTGCTTCAAGAGCTCCTGCGAACTCTGAGCCCAGCCCTTTGATTTTTAGCGCCTGGGCAACCCACTTTTTAACGGCAGCCGTCCCGCCTTCACCAAAGTTGCTAGCATCGCCCATCTTGTCTTTAATAAAATCAACAAACTTGTTTTTGACAAATTTAAATGACCCTTTGACAAAATCCCCGGCAAAGCCCGCAAAATTAGGCATCTTTAAGCCGAGTTTCTCAATAACCTTGTTAATGAGCTTTGATGGGTTACTGATATAGCTGAACACATCAAGCGCCAGGTCTTTCACTTTACTGGCGGCCGCCTTGGCGCCGTTCCAGACCGTTGACAAAATGCCTTGTTTTTTCTTTTTCTTTGTTCCGTTTGCGTAAGCAGGAATGCCGGACATAAATGCTTTTGTATCAAGCGCTGATAAGACCTGAGTCCCTTTTGGCAAGTTCATGAGCGTATCTGTAGCTGGGCTTATCCCCATGTGTCCGGACGGTGTAAAGAATGCTTCTGGACCTGCATTTCTCCCCTTACCATCTCCCAGGATAGCCGGACCGCCTGGGTGCCCGCCTGTTCCATTGGCATATTGGGGAACATCCCATTTTGGTATTTTCGTATCAACACCGATCTTTCCAAGAATCCAGTTGATGCCCTGCTGGGTGAATCCGTTGATAATTTTACCGAAGCCCCGGAGCGTT is a window encoding:
- a CDS encoding phage baseplate upper protein — its product is MYKTGGVAFDINANRTNGRTTSIQFMTQDTGSAKLSFSFTKDGTPLPLSAVDAKIVLLYADGSFYKKSLTITDKMNGKAEYVLSDEELKHYGTVKAEIKLYYTNGQALATSLFTFSIAKTLEDQNIVPTADYYIDDFETLKDGINHTVEEISRTVEELQKKFADLEAIETKEGAQEKADAAEENAKSYTAKHVNDQEKHVSAADREAWDAKETPSGAQDKVNLHANNTDIHVTAEDQAYWDDMTRQFKAHNYNQERHISAAERKTWNGAATYANIMLKNGATAGTRTPMYAKWGAFLILRGHVKTDPEIIFGSVPEEYTPAGGGVYTVPLSGTGGTANLIIYDNGDLKIKYPDPADSSKMGGGYYLDVVVGFQEGGTA
- a CDS encoding peptidase G2 autoproteolytic cleavage domain-containing protein translates to MVQLIKDYNTTRNSTYSAQLRSDMQNIENVLNKVDDDMKRHRTGVAVHDSSQVTHDGYTVENRLKNLFARFANLVLNHDGKDVKEVVDSRVTTDGEIAATLKDRLDREFSKLDRKIKRVVNVDDFGADPTGKTDSTEAFKKAFGTGKVQVVMSAGIYVVKGLKIPSWVRLVGQGIGVTFLILNDETPASEWVITNADYEKGNRNIHVEGFSTDWNRERQGGLRATGGQHSTCVAFANSKFIWIKNIENMNPALHGIDITAPTYDHLPDTKYTKDGCKYVWIDGCVNSGYGDDGITTHYSEYIFISNCHCTNPTGLAHAAGKANSNGIEIDDGSKHVWLLNNYTEGNIRGVEVKAHTEWPASQNVHILGHVSYRDVRAYDLRHIGHHKAEDPESTTAYDVTLTDCTAIEPVFNDLYEGISPRALVVSAYKNVQIVNFTAIGDPDYDYKNGPMVAFQYRSRYITVNGIKMRGFRKASHDIRVIGGPQKSDYVKISNFDILDSAPVGIGLGGGVYHTNLINGSLIGKNGSAGIESPNNQTTIVGVETAGYKVSARLAGREYSTIPTRVKGGFMGGNTSGSALHEASAILGSTGDNVAKGPANVLLGVRGGSTTEGSRQALIAVNNCHTKGDGNSRAILASQGVINDNRYCVRGGYGTGSASTKNTRWELDSSGGHIRGTGRVESVSDFKDFAEYFESVDGKKIDSSYLVALEGEKIRKAEKGDKILGVVSETAGLVLGGAAFYWNDQYVRNEFGGTVYETVFHGGEEIRIPKLNPDYDPSLEYVPRDSRDEWHVIGLIGQVFVRIDETVAVGDSVSAIGGIATKAESGGYGTVMRIKSPYNAEKGYGVAQMIVTPQH
- a CDS encoding phage tail spike protein, with translation MANADFINEIAVDAQRIYKKYNILASLIIAQGCLESAWGQSALAQEGKNLFGIKGTYNGKYVLMWTTEYDNSGTPTRVKAKFRKYPSWYESLQDLAKIYINGTSWDPNLYKAVIGETDYKKATAAVQKAGYATDPNYATKLNSIILTYKLTQYDNIDGLPDEPDNPDNPDPEPSPSFPSKEYAGKDVTLNKKLPADVYFPQLHVSSKDGGQVVEITGVSVDLTDDRTGKKSFTFTIGRTPDNGIEFDLLTTDNILYLDEKKFRHQKYYITDVELDQQNGVLTKTVSASHVFSVLLVNNRVDDSVTKKLTIKEAFDIALKGTDFQYIFETPESEFPSAEQEGFGDKNSTELVDEIIEDYGPELDVDNYKIHVYKKMGSRINFTLDSRYNMPGIKIKTNSQNSTTRAWGYGALKKGSSADDKNPKYEFEPILYIHPDEEKFLLDGKPRWAEPIKDERYKKSSRMVSALKKHVNPYPEMTVEANFQYIYEPKLLDIQQDFWKGDTIHVIADTAEGITYEDDVRVLSIKYDPLNPYGSPELTFANFRKDIQDIAVSQAKQIRDQKRYMDALYKTLI
- a CDS encoding phage tail family protein yields the protein MELYIDYDNGLGEQSLSNLLPYFKLVSFLPESPNIERETAKVHRINGVVLPQHPRDVTYKERDIKVEIHIDSIIAENFYQYRHELYAALVKPFPYYISTDLLPNRRFKVTCDGNFSVPKEKEKNFNTFEVPFLNVNGVAESKTTSLTAQNFSGEHWSPGMNIQEVDSLQYSFANQKTFSVYNTGGVMINPMEHDYNVYLYAAGKNVSIINHTNGEKLTIEETLKKSQKVSFIKQYTVIDKKTLKTSGRLPGLEIGWNEFEIQNTSDFKITFDTRFYYP